CTTTTGTCCTCGATGTGAGCGGGACGGGTGGAAACTCAGCGGCACATTTCCTTTGTGCACAGAACAAAGCACAAGGGCGAGCGGCTTCCTTTGCTCCGTTCCCAGAAATAGGTCCCACAAAGCAgccagaaagggaaaaacactcAGCGGAGTGGTATGGGAAGAGCTGGAGCTGCGCCACCGTGCCCTGCGCGGGGTCAGGAGGACCCCACAGTGTGATACCTGTCCCCACGGCCCGGCTCCAAAGCCCCGCGTGCAGAGAGGCAAAGCGGGGCTGGTTGGGGCCGACGCTGTGCCATCACCGTCTCCAGCCTCGTTTCCTGCCCCCCCAGCCTGTCCTCGCTGTGTgtctgctgcaggctgggctgcTGGAGCCCCGCTGAGGGTGATGGGGTGGGGCCGGgcttagaggtctcttccaccCTCAATGGTTCTGCGGTTCTATTTAGGGACAGGCTTGGGGGATGGGTCGGCGGTTGGACGTGGTGATCCTAtaggttcccttccaaccttagcgGCTATGATTCAATCAAAAAGCTTCTTCGCACCGGAGAGCTCCGCTCCGCGTTTGCTTTTATATGGGAGGAAAACCCGTTTCCCGCAGACCACGCTCCATCCCGTTGCCCTGGTGCCCTCTGGCGGCTCCTCGCCGCCTCCATCGCCGGACTCCGCTTTAATTAACGCTGAACACCGAGGCCAACCCCGCAGCCCCGCTATCTGGAGGTACTGCAGTGGGAGCTGCGCTTGCTGCGGTGCGTGCTGAGGTACCAAAAGCAGAGGAACACACCTGGGGGGGTGGCACAGTTAATGCCATGGGCACCCTCAGTGCCGTGCCGGGAGGATGAGGgaaacccccccccaaaatcccacccGGCTGCTGACCTTGCAGGGAGTTGAGGACGGTGAAGAGGTAGAGCTGGGGCACGAGGAGCACGCCAAAGGCACAGAAGGCCGTGCCCCACGTGGTGCCCAGCAGGCAGGTGAGCCCCAGCACCGTCATCCAGTCCTTCCTcgccctctgctgctgctgctgccgtgTCCTCCGCAGCACCGCCACCACggccaccagcaccagcacgTTGAACAGCAGGATGAGGCCAGCATAGCACAGGGTTACGTAGTGGGCGGACGGGCTGGTGAGCCAGCACCTGGTGGGGATGAGGGACAGCCATGTCCTAACCCTGGTCGGCCTGGGGTGCACGGGCTCATGGAGTCCTTGGAGGTGCATGGCTAGCCCAGAGTGCATAGGTGCATGGAGAACCCAGGGTGCGTGGGGAGCATGGGGTTTTTAAGGTTCCTGAGGTGCATGGGGAGCTAAAGGTGCACGGGGTACTTGGGAAGCCTGAGGTTCCTGGGAGCGCGTGGGAAACCCAGGGTGCATGGGATTTCTGGAATCCCTGGAGGTGCATGGCTGAGCCAAAGTGCAGGGGTGCATAGAGAACCCTGGGTACATGGGGTACATGGTAACCCTGAGGTTTCTGGAACCCCTGGGAGCGCATGGGTAACCCAAAGTGCATGGGATGGATGGGTAACCCCGAGTGCATAGGATGCGTGTGGCCCTTGGGGGTGCACGGGGAGCCCAGGGTGCACGGGGGACTTAAGATGCATGGGGAAACTCAAGGTTCATGGGGTACATGGGAGTGCGTGGGTAACCCAAAATGCATGGGGTGCTCTGTGGGGAGCCCAGAGTGCATGGTGTGCCTGGGGAGCCAGCAGCCCCCGCACTCACATGGTCACGTTCTTGTAAccatcagcagtgctgatgaTGTGGTGCCCGTAGATTTCTCTCTTGAAGATGAGCACAGCCACCACAGCCAGCGTGGGCAGACCTGGGGGTCAGGGAGAGACCGTGTAGGGCCGTGCAAAGGCAGTGGGGCAGCGGGAGCTCACGGGGGCACTCACCCCAGGTGCAGAGGCAGAGCTTGAGGAGGTAGTGTCGCACGTAGATGTTGTAGACCTTGatgaggaggaggtagaggtgGAAGCCCTCAGCCCCCATCCACCCCAGGGCACAGAGGAGGCTGCCATGCAGCAGGGCGGCCGCAGCCTGGCAGCCCCCCGTGGTGCCCGCAGCCAGCGGCTCGCTCAGCAAGAAGCTGACATTGAgcaggagcagtgcagccagcaggttCATGTGGATCCTGGTCGTGTCGTCCCGTGGCCGGCATCTGCGGGAGGGGAGAGGGCACGGGGTGCAGAGGGTGCCCACCAGGCAGCACAACACAGCGTTGTGCATGGcatggcacggcatggcacagcacacagaatGGCGTGGCACAGCATGGGACACAGCGGGCAGGGTGGCATGGCGTCGTGCAGCACCACACCCGGCATGGCACACAATGTATGGCGTGGCATAGCacggcacagcatggcacataGCACGGCACATCTCTACCTGaagacacagcagagcagcagagtgCAGAGGGCAGCGGCGGCCGAGATGGAGCAGCCCACGGTGCTGATGTAGGTGAGGGACTGCAGCTCGGACTCACTCAGGTCGTGCGCCTGGATCTGTCCGGAGAGGTGCAGATGGGGTGAGCCATGGGGTGTCCTAtgggtgggaggaggaagggcaggGGCCACGCACCAGCAGCACGGCAAAGTAGGTGAGGTGGTTGCAGAGGCAGCGCACGATGCCCTTCTGGTGCTGCGTCTcgcagccctccctgctccagTTGCCGGCACTGCCTGTGCCTGCGGGCTGCCAGAAGACACAGGTGGCGTTGGAGCTGTCctggtggggagggggatggaGGAAGTGAGATGGGGACGGTCTGCTCCCTGGGAGCCCCACGTCCTGCCAGCGCTGCTGCAGTGAAGCTGAGCTCACCAGCTCCTTATCATGCCTGAAGTGGATCTCCACGGGGCGCCGCAGCCGACCCACCCGCCTGTTGTGCAGGAAGGCCCCCAGGATGTGGTTGTTCAGCACGGAGCTGTTGTGTTCATCCTGTGAGACAGAGCAAAAAGCCTTATGGGGCCCCACCGCAGCTCCATAGCGTATCTACACGGGGCTGCTCTGGGGGCTCGGCTCTCCCCGCGCACCCTCATTACCGGCACTCACCAGGAACATGCCGGCGCTCCGGATGCAGATACAGATGAGCTTCTGCTTCTCCTGTGCCTTCATGCCCTCCATCAGCTCCACTGGGAAACTGATGCTgtccctgagctgtgctgaCACCTGCCCTTTGCTCCGCACCGGCTATGGGGGCAGAGGAGGGGTCACACTTCGGTGGGTACCCCCTGAGCATCCCCAGGAGCCGAGCCGGGTCCCGCCTCCAGCACTAGCTGCATTTTGCAAAGAGGGGAACTAGGCTGGGGAGAGGGGAGCGCAGGGCAGGGAAGTGTGGcctcagcagtgcaggaagtGCTGCAGAACTGCCTCGGGACCTCCTGTGCTCTGAGGGGAAGTGGCCCCGACACGTCCCACACCGGGAGGTTATGGGTAGAGGCTGATGCAGGAGCGCTCCGTGGGAAGGGCACAGCGGTACCCaccatgctgctgctcaggtTGAGCCCTCGGAAGCTGCCGGCCGTGATGCTGAACACAAAGGCCTCCAGCATGTTGGTTTTGAAGCTGTACCCCTCCTTGCCAGGCGTGCTGTgggccagcagctgctccagctctgttAACCTGCTAGGGGAATGGGGCTGGTGGGATGtgggggagcggaggggcagcagggatggggctgcacTCACCTGGCCCAGTTGTGCCGGGAGCTGCCCCGTTTCAGCCCCTCGGTCAGGTTATGCATGCAGCTCTGGATGTACTCGGTGCCTGCAAGGGGGGGTCTGGGAGATGAGCCCCGACCGCAGCACCTGCCCCGCTTCCACCCCCAGCGCCCCCCATCCCggccccatcccccccccaccccccccagcagcacgaGAGCACAGGGATGTATCCCCACCTTGGCTGGGCAGGACGGCCTCAGCGAGGCAGAGGACGAAGGCAGCGAGCAGCAGGGTGAGCATCTCCGCGATCCTGCAAAAGGCACCCAGCCCCACACACGGCCggtcacagccccacagcctgaGGCACTGTGGATGGGGCCACAGCCACCGCAGCTGCCTGCCACGCAAATCCTGCGGCATCCGGGCACGGGCGCCAACCCGGCCCTGAGCTCCGCAGGAGGAGGCGGTCCCAGGGCAGGGGTGGAAGGCGCCCAGCAGATTTGCATCCTTTGCAGTGCCACCCCGAccccaaaagcagcagcccaCCCACCGCAGGCCGAGCAGCAGGGCCGGGCAGTTGGTTGCTGCTCCCAGGTTGCCCCCGGCACTCAGCATTGCTGCGTGGCCCCCGCTGAGAGGTAACCCCTGAGCCCCCTCCTGCCCCGCAGAACCCCACGGCCATGCGGGGAGCCCCTACCTGCCAGGCCAGCAGGAGCCGGGCGGTGCTGCGCTGCGACAGGAGCTGCCTGCCGTGATGCTGTTGGGGTGGCTCTGAGTGCACTGAGGGTCCGTGCAGCAGAAGGGGAAGTGTTCGTAGGCAGATAAGCAAATGAAAGCGATGGCACTTTCGGATTCGCGCTGCTTGGCCCCTTTCACGCAGCCCTCCACGGGATGAGTCGGTTGGGGCTCAGCCGCACCGCTGCCACTCCGGCCTCCCTCTGACCACCCCAGGGCCCTTTCGGCCTGGGTTTAGCGGGGGGCTTCCAGGCATCACCCAGTGCTTTTGGGATGGGCCCTTGGCACCCCCGAGCTGCTCACGGCAAAGCGGCCAGCAAAGAAACACCTTGACCACTCCATGTGGGCATCTGCAGAGGTGAACCGCTGGAAGCTCTCACTCCCGGCAGCCGTTTCCTCAAACAGCCCTTTCAGCGTTGGGTTCTTCTCTGAACTTCTGCTCCCCActaaaacaaacccaaacactCTCATCCGACGCCGCAAAAACACATCGAcaaccccagcagcagcagcagcggcgccGTTCCCAGGCCCGTTTCGGTGCCAGCGGGGCTGCCTCTCCGTGCTGCCTGCAAAATCGCTCTGCTCcgagggaaggagagggggagAGCCCCTTCCCTGGCGCCGTGCGGTTCTTTCCAATGGAAAAACACCGGGCTTGGAGGGAAGGGGCCGCGACGTGCGCAGGCAGCGCGGTGCTGCTGGGACTTGAAGCTCACCGCTCGCCCCGCGCTGGGTGCCAGCAGCGCCCGTGGGAAACGGGTGAGCGGGGATGCGTGGGGTTTGGAGCTGCCGGCTGGAAACCTTCCAGCTAAGCGGGGAATACCCGGGGAAAACAGCCCTGGGAACACGAGCAGGAGATGGGAGTTCTGGCGGCCCGCATCCCGTGGATGGTGGGACCCCGAAACGCGGCACTGCGTGCCACGGGGAGGGCAGGAATCCACCGGGGAGGCGAACacccccagggcagagcaggggggtGAGGGCCCACCGCCCCAAAGCCCGCAGTGGCGGACGTGGGGCTGCGGGCAGGGCTCGGCGGGGGCTGCTTCTCCATCCCCGACCCCCGGCAGCGCTCGGACGTGCGAGCGAGCCGAGCGGGGGGGGAACGGGCGTGGGACCCCCGGGGGCAGCCCGCGGCGCTTCGGGCAGCGCCCGCCCCGGGCCggggggcggggagcggcgggaggaggaggaggaggaggcggcgggaggaggagcGCGTTCCGCCGGCAGCGCCCCggcccgcaccgcaccgcaccgcaccggaTCCGGTGAGCGGaaggcggcgggaggcggcgggcggggcggcaCCGGGCGGGGCGGGCAACTTGCGGGGAACTTCGGCGGGacgggggcggggcgggacgggcCGGGACTGAACGGAACGGAACGGGatgagccgggccgggccgggcagcgCCGCACCGGGGGGGGACCGCACAGCACAGCGCCGCACCGCGCCGGGCAGAGCCGCACCGCTCCGCACCGCTCCGCACCGCCGCGGGGGGAGCGGAGGAATGCGGCGGTCCCGCGGGTGCGACGCGTCacggcggagcggcggcggccgcAGCCAATGGGGCCGCGCGGGGGGCGGGCGGCCCTCGGAGGGGGTCCCGCGTGGGCCGCGCGCGTTCCGCCCGCGGGTGGGCTGTGCGCGCAGGGCGCGGGACGTGGCACCGGCATGGCGCTGGGTTCGCGCACGCGTCCTCCGCCCGCAGCGCCCCGTCCCGCAGCGGGGGCCGCGTGGGGTCCCCCCGCCCCGCGTGGGCAGCGCGCTGTGGGGCCgcgggctgcgggcgggcggccccggcccTGTACTTATCCCATTAGGGAGCGCTGCCGCCTCCCATTGAGGTTTCCTGGCGCGGTTTCCCGTTTTGGCAGAGCCCGGCGCTGCCCGGCCGCAGCCGGGTCAGCCGCAGCCGCTCCTCGGGGCCGCTCTGCGCCCCGCCgtggggtgaggtggggtgAGGAGGGATGGGGTCGGCGTGCGGGTGGCCGTTCGCACTCCGAATCACAGAACGGTTgtgttggaggggaccttacAGCCCGTTGAGCTCcgagccctgctgcaggctgcctgcccCGCAGCCCGGCCGCGTCCcggggcacctccagggatgggcacccccagctgtgggcagcagcggcagcgcctcaccgccctctgagggACGGATTTCCTCCTCCCGTCTACCCGACAGCTCCCCTCTGTCAGTTGAAGGCccccccccttgtcctgtcgctatcATCTCGTGCACCAAGTTGCTCCCTGCTGCCTGGGAGCTCcctctgagcactgcagtgccacGCGTGGGCTCCCCGAGCTCCTCTTCTCCCCACAGGGCCGTGCTGCGGACCCTTCACGGCTTCGCCCCGTGGGCCGTACCCCCTCTGACACCTCCTCTCTCCCGCAGGTCCCCACGGCTTGCCGCACACCCCGATGCTGACGCCGAGGGCGATGCTGCAGCCCTAGGAAGGCCGCCATGAGCCAGAGCGGCGCCCCGCGCCTGGCCGGCTCCCCGCAGCTGCATGGCGGCTcgctgctggccctgctgggcCCCGAGCGGGGCGGTGGGAGCGAGCCGGGCCCCACTCCGTCCCCTCCGTCCCCCCCCAGCGGGACGCCGTCACCCggcccccccccggccctgcTGGAGGCCGACTGGGAGGGCCGCGAGGAGCTGCGGCTGCGGGAGCTGGAGGAGGCGCGGGCGAGGGCGGCCCAGATGGAGAAGACGATGCGCTGGTGGTCGGACTGCACGGCCAACTGGAGGGAGAAGTGGAGCAAAGTGAGGGCCGAGCGCAACCGGGCCCGCGAGGAGGTGCGGCAGCTGCGGCATCGCCTGGAGGCCCTCACCAAGGAGCTGGCCGGGCTGCGGCGCGAGCgccaggaggggctgcaggagaggcagcagctgggcaggcagcTGGCGCGGCTCCGCGGCCACGAGGGCGGCACCGACGGCGACGGCGATGATGGCGATGGTGAGGCTGCCCCCGAGAGCGAGCCTGTGCGGGATGTGGGGGCTGAGGCGCCTCCTAAAGCCAAGGTGAGGGGggtgggagcggggctggggggctgcGTGTGTATGCGTGTCGTCGTTGGGATGATGGAGACGCGGTGGGGTGGCAGCGGGGCTGCTCAGGAAGGGCCGGGAGGATGAAGAGGGAGCGTTGCCCTCTATGggacagagcagctgcagcacgtGGAGCTCTGCTTGGGAATTTCTGGACTCAAAGACGTTGTGAAGGCTGGGAGAGACCTCACAGATCCCCACTcgcagcccaccccaccatgcccaccgaCTGCATCCCTCAGCGCtgcatccccacggctctgggacGCTTCTGGGGTCGGTGACACCCCCCGTCCCTGGGTGGCTGTGCCAGTATGAGAGGTCAGCCACGGGAGGCATGGGTGACCTTGCAGTGGGTGTcggctgccagcaggagcagcatcACATTCTCGGGTCCTCGTCCTCATGGTAACCTTTGGTGTGGAGCGCCACTCCTACAGGGAAAGGCCGAGAGAGAGAGCTGGTGCtggtcagcctggagaaggctgcaggggagTCTCATCTGTGCTTATAAATACCAACGTGGATGGAGTCAGGGAGGTCTGGGAACGCCGTGGGGCTGGAACAGGGGATGCTGCTGGTTGTCACCGACCACAGCGACACCCTCCCCGGGGGCAGCTGTGCTTCTCACCTGTGACCTCTTCCTCCCCGTGCTGCaactgcaggagctggagctgatGGAGAACATCCTGAAGGGCAAACAGGAGGGCAGCGACAGCTGGGAGCAGCGCAGCGCTGCGGGCACCCGGAGCTCCTTCTCGCGCCAGGAGAGGAGCCGCCTGCTCTGGGAGGACGTCAGCGTCGTTGAGGAGGACGCCTCCAAAATCACTGCCCTGAAGCTGAGGCTGGACGAGTCTCAGAAAGTGCTGCTCAAAGAGAGGGAGTGAGTGCTTcgggctgcaggctgctcaggTGCCACCCGGCCTGGCTGGTGGCCGTCCCACCCCAGGAGGGGACACCGCGAGGCTCTGCCAGCTCTCACCAGGGCTGCCTCTCCGCAGGGACAAGCTGGCGCTCAGCAAGAGCATCGAGAAGCTGGAGGGCGAGCTGAGCCAGTGGAAGATCAAGTATGAGGAGCTGAACAAGAACAAGCAGGAGGTGATGAAGCAGGTGAGCGAGGCGTCCAGGAACCTGCGGGGGGTGGCGTGTCCCTGGGTTAGTGCCGCCGATCAGCCACAGCTGGTCCTTACCTGGCAGCGTGCAGACTGCAGGCATGGGTAGAGGTGGTGGGTGTGGTGTGCTGACGGGGCTGCGTCCCTCCAGCCTGAGGGGGACCGTGGGGACAGCTCGGGTGGTGGTGGGTGGGTGCTCACTGCCCGCCTCCGTCCCCCTGCAGCTGAACATCCTCAAGGAGATCCACCAGGACGAGCTGGGACGCATCTCAGAGGACCTGGAGGACGAGCTGGGCGCTCGCTCCAGCATGGACAAGAAACTGGCAGAGCTGCGCATGGAGGTGAGTGGGGGGCATCCCGTAGGGAAAGGGAGGGCACGGAGGAGCCGGGGGGAGCCTGCAGTTACCCTGCATCCCCCTCCCAGATGGAGCGGCTGCAGGCGGAGAACGCAGCCGAGTGGGGCCGGCGGGAGCGGCTGGAGACGGAGAAGCTCAACCTGGAGCGGGAGAACAAGAAGCTGCGGGCGCAGATCGAGGACCTGGAGGAGGTGCTGGCACGAAAACGGCGTCAGACGGCCAGCGCGCTGGACACCGACCTCAAAACCATCCAGGCTGAGCTGTTCGAGAAGAACAAGGTGTGAGGGGAGGTCCCGGCCCAGCCCGGTGCCACCCCCTCCGGGGAGCCCCGCGTCCCCGTGTGCCCCGTGTTGCTGTAGCATTGTCCTCCAGGACCTCCCCTGTCCCAAGCTCTGCTCTCACCTTGCGTCCAAGGAACGTGGAGAGGTGGCACTTAGGGGCAAGGCTTTGTGGGGATGGGTcggggttggacttggggatcttagaggtctcttccaaccttaatggttctgcGGTCCCGTATAGGGACGGTGGTGGTGGGTTACTGGTTGGGCTTGGTGGTCtgggaggtctcttccaacctcgGTGACTCTGTGGCTCAGCGagcatggtggtggtggctgaGATCCgagagatctcttccaaccttcgTGACTCTGTGATGCTGTGTATGGGGTGGCAGTGCATGGAGGCGGGGGCTCCTCCGTTACGGGGGCAGCGGGAGAGGTCCTTGGGAGCAGAAGGGGCTGTAGGGAAGCCACGCTCAGCCCCGCGTCCCCGCAGGAGCTGGCGGACCTGAAGCACGTCCACGCCAAGCTGAAGAAGCAGTACCAGGAGAAGACGGCTGAGCTGGCCCACGCCAACCGCCGCGTGGAGCAGCACGAGGGTGAGGTGAAGAAGCTGCGCCTGAGGGTGGAGGAGCTGAAGAAGGAGCTGGCCCAGGCCGAGGACGAGGTGAGGCCCTGCGGGTGGGTGCTCTGGGAGCAGAGTGGCTGCGCTCAGTGCCGACCGCTCTGTTCCCGTCGCCTCCTGCAGCTGGACGAGGCCCACAACCAGACACGGAAACTGCAGCGGTCGCTGGACGAGCAGACGGAGCAGAGCGAGAGCTTCCAGGTGCAGCTGGAGCACCTGCAGTCCCGGTGAGTGGGCGGTGGGGACCCACGGCCGGGCTCACGGGCTCCCTGCACCTGTctccccccacgtccccccagcCCACAGGGCCTGAGTGCCCCCAGCACATGCGTGGAGCGGCTCGGCGCTGCCGGGGCTCCTCTGTCCCTGTCCCCGTGCCCGGGTGGCGCTGCCTGAGCCTGCAGGGAGGCAGGGATGTGCGTGCAGGGATGCCCGTGGGTCTGGGTTTTATTGCTCCTCAGAACTTTTCTCCGGCCTCGCTTTGCTTCTCCAGCGATAAAGAGATGAAATGGCCGCGAGAGAAATCGATTCTGCTCCGGAGTGTCTCCGGGAGGCGCTCAGGGAGTTTGTTTTTATCatcttcctttgttttattGGGACGTCTTCATTAAATCATAGAGGAATAATGGAGGCTTCGTCTTCCCCCCTCCCTGCGCCTGCAGCCTCCCCGCACGCTCGCCCTAAATAATTCATGCTTTCCAGTAAAGCACACGGAACGAGCCGGGAGGGATGGGAGAGCTGCATCCCCACCATCCCAGGCCCTCCATTTCCAATTTTCCCCATCAATCTTTGCTGATGAATTTTAATGTGGAGCGAGCAAAGAGCTAAAAGCGCTGGCGCCGACCCCCCCCGCCGTGCTCAGAGAGGGTGTGGGGGCGTTCCGTGGGGAGAAtgcagatggggaaaggggCACAGCCCCTGGGATGGGGTCCCACAAGCTGGGTGGGATCGGGGCCGCCCTCTTCCAGCAGCTCTCCTTTGCAGGCtgaggaggcagcagagcaCCCCGCTCTTCGGCAAGATGCGCAGCGCCCGCTTCGGCCCCGACGACCCCGGGGACGGCACCAGCGACCCCGATGAGGATGAGGACTTGCAGATCCAGGTGCCATAGAGCCTGGGGCCGTGGGGACGTCCTGCGGTGGTTCCCTGCCAACAAGTGCCTGTCGTCACCGGGCTCACCCCGAACTGCTCTGTACCACATCCCCTGTGCCCTGACCTCGCTGtggatggggaaactgaggcacgggaGGAACTGGCCGGGGGATGTCCTGAGCTCACTGCCTGCACCTCTTGGGCTGATACCCCTTGGCCACCGGAGTGGCATTGAGCATCGACCGAGGGGAGCGGCAGGAGGAAGCCTGCAGCGGAGAGCGGGGCTGAGCCAAGCAGGCTGAACCGAGGCCTGCAGCCTGCCAGCCTGTCCTGCCcactattttatatatatatatatatatataatttgtatgtatgtatttgtatatgactttttttattataaacacCAACCGCAGCGGGGCTCGGGCTCTGTTGGTGTCTTGGACTGGAAAAGCAGTGACGGAGGGGACAGCGAAGGGCAGCACGTGGGGGGACGGTGGGGCTCAGAGAGGTGTCCGTGGGGCGGGGGGTGTGCGTGGCTCTGGGGGAGCTCCGGCGCTGACCCCCGGCTCTGAGCGTGCCCTGCAGCCCGGCTCGGAGCCGCCGAGGAGCTCAGACGGaatctcattaaaaattaaCACAGCGATGAGCTCATGGCTTTGCCCTGCTCTTAATGGATCGGCTGAAGGCACGGCTCTTTGGCGCTGCCTTCCTTTTTTAATGACCTTCGTTTGCAGCCAGCATCAATCCTTTCTACGGGCAGGGGGAGGCACGCGGGCCGTGGCCGACGGGTGACACGAGAGGGGACGGTCCGTATCGCTTTCCTCCATGCGGACGTGGCCGGGATGCGGCGATCCCGCTTGGGGCGTTCACTCTGAACCCTAATGATGCCCGCGCGGTGGGCGTGGCCAAGCGCCGCGCGGTGGGCGTGGCCTCCTGTCGGGGGCGTGGTTTCTGCTTGGGGGCGTGGCCTCGCGGCTGCCGCGCTCGCAGTGCCCAACGCCGGGGCCGCCGCCTGCAGCGGTGGGGTCGGGTAAGGTtggggctgcgggggctgccACGTgtcggggggctgcgggggtgGTGGGGACTTGGGGGGCGGCTCTGGGGATGCAGCGTGGAGCTCGACAGCCGAGCATCCCTTGCCTGTTTCCTAGGTGACTGCTGCCCTCGGAGATTTTTCCATCCCTGGATGGGGGTGGTggccagccccccccccccggccctgcGTTCAGCACGTGCGCCCCTTCCCCGGGTCCCCTCCAGCTTCCCtcatctccctctctccctgccccagccctgggttCACTCAGGGCTCAGTGAGAGCAGAGCAATGGGGACCCCACGGGTGACCGCAGCGTGGGGCCGGGGCATTGCCATCCCCTTCCCACTGATGGGACAGAGGCAAAGCTGAGcccatcctgtcccatcccgtcccaccccgtcccatcccatcccatcctatcccgTGGTACAGGTGGCGGTGGTGGCACCGGGGATGTGGCCCGGGGACACTGGTCCCATTGGTGAAGGTGTCCCTGCTCCATAGGCCGTGGCTATGGGAGAGCCGGGTGCGTCCTGGCacctcttctgcctttgccGACAGCGTTTGGCTTCTGAGTAATGCTGTTGGTTTTTCATCTCCCTTTGAATTGCACTCCTTATTTACTGCCGAGGCTTCGGGATGTGGTGTGAGAGGCTCTgacagggagcagagctcagggtgctgcagggacgtggggatgtggcTGGAGATGGGGGCTCGGGGCTGAGCCTTAGGGCTGGGACTCGTATACGGGGCTCAGGTATGCGGCAGGGGGCCAGGAGTGGGATCAGTGTCCCCTTCGGCAGATACGGGTATGACAGCCTTATGGATGCGGTGAACCGGGGGGACATcggggctgctgccctgcctgggtgaaggaggaggagg
The sequence above is drawn from the Gallus gallus isolate bGalGal1 chromosome 11, bGalGal1.mat.broiler.GRCg7b, whole genome shotgun sequence genome and encodes:
- the ADGRG5 gene encoding adhesion G-protein coupled receptor G5 — encoded protein: MLTLLLAAFVLCLAEAVLPSQGTEYIQSCMHNLTEGLKRGSSRHNWASRLTELEQLLAHSTPGKEGYSFKTNMLEAFVFSITAGSFRGLNLSSSMPVRSKGQVSAQLRDSISFPVELMEGMKAQEKQKLICICIRSAGMFLDEHNSSVLNNHILGAFLHNRRVGRLRRPVEIHFRHDKELDSSNATCVFWQPAGTGSAGNWSREGCETQHQKGIVRCLCNHLTYFAVLLIQAHDLSESELQSLTYISTVGCSISAAAALCTLLLCCVFRCRPRDDTTRIHMNLLAALLLLNVSFLLSEPLAAGTTGGCQAAAALLHGSLLCALGWMGAEGFHLYLLLIKVYNIYVRHYLLKLCLCTWGLPTLAVVAVLIFKREIYGHHIISTADGYKNVTMCWLTSPSAHYVTLCYAGLILLFNVLVLVAVVAVLRRTRQQQQQRARKDWMTVLGLTCLLGTTWGTAFCAFGVLLVPQLYLFTVLNSLQGVFLCFWYLSTHRSKRSSHCSTSR
- the CCDC102A gene encoding coiled-coil domain-containing protein 102A, which codes for MSQSGAPRLAGSPQLHGGSLLALLGPERGGGSEPGPTPSPPSPPSGTPSPGPPPALLEADWEGREELRLRELEEARARAAQMEKTMRWWSDCTANWREKWSKVRAERNRAREEVRQLRHRLEALTKELAGLRRERQEGLQERQQLGRQLARLRGHEGGTDGDGDDGDGEAAPESEPVRDVGAEAPPKAKELELMENILKGKQEGSDSWEQRSAAGTRSSFSRQERSRLLWEDVSVVEEDASKITALKLRLDESQKVLLKEREDKLALSKSIEKLEGELSQWKIKYEELNKNKQEVMKQLNILKEIHQDELGRISEDLEDELGARSSMDKKLAELRMEMERLQAENAAEWGRRERLETEKLNLERENKKLRAQIEDLEEVLARKRRQTASALDTDLKTIQAELFEKNKELADLKHVHAKLKKQYQEKTAELAHANRRVEQHEGEVKKLRLRVEELKKELAQAEDELDEAHNQTRKLQRSLDEQTEQSESFQVQLEHLQSRLRRQQSTPLFGKMRSARFGPDDPGDGTSDPDEDEDLQIQVP